The following proteins come from a genomic window of Fontisubflavum oceani:
- a CDS encoding 3-hydroxyacyl-CoA dehydrogenase — MNAATKPVIGVIGAGTMGRGIAQVFVQAGHRVLFHDTSTPALEAACTFIGDMLTRAVAKDRMTQAEADAAIARLEPVDALDAFAPCDVVIEAIVEALEPKQALFTKLADILRNDAILATNTSSLAVTRIAAPVPGPERVIGLHFFNPVPLMKLVEVIPGLRTRSDLVAEMTTLIDGIGHTPVTATDSPGFLVNHAGRGLYTEGLRLLQEGVATPHQIDDVMREAAGFRMGPFELLDLTGLDVSFPVMQSIYEQFWQEPRFRPSPTPPLRVAAGLLGRKTGEGFYRYDAGKIIRPAPVDTPDIALPPIYVAPGDGAAELTQTLLDASATLSDSPDPEALLLVSPLGRDATSTALDLNLDPTRTVAVDPFFGLAGRRTVMTTPVTRPEMRDAASAAVARGGKGVTVIHDSPGFVAQRMVATIINIACEIAQARIATPEDIDRATMLGLGYRIGPMALGDRLCPARIMTILTALQEATGDPRYRPSLWLKRRAALGVSLLTPEG, encoded by the coding sequence ATGAATGCCGCGACGAAGCCTGTCATCGGCGTAATCGGCGCTGGCACGATGGGGCGCGGCATCGCGCAGGTGTTTGTCCAAGCCGGGCATCGGGTACTGTTCCACGACACCTCCACGCCCGCGCTTGAGGCCGCCTGCACCTTCATCGGCGATATGTTGACCCGCGCGGTCGCGAAAGATCGGATGACCCAAGCCGAGGCGGATGCGGCCATCGCACGGCTGGAGCCAGTTGACGCCCTGGACGCTTTTGCACCATGCGATGTGGTGATCGAGGCGATTGTCGAGGCGTTGGAACCGAAACAGGCCCTGTTCACCAAGCTCGCCGACATCCTCCGCAATGATGCGATCCTGGCTACCAACACATCGTCGCTCGCCGTCACACGGATTGCCGCGCCAGTGCCGGGGCCCGAGCGTGTGATCGGTCTGCATTTCTTCAACCCCGTGCCGCTGATGAAACTGGTCGAGGTGATCCCAGGTCTGCGCACAAGGTCCGACCTCGTGGCCGAGATGACCACCCTGATCGACGGGATCGGACATACGCCGGTCACGGCCACCGACAGCCCCGGGTTTCTGGTCAACCATGCCGGGCGCGGGCTTTACACCGAAGGGCTCCGCCTGCTGCAGGAAGGCGTTGCCACACCGCATCAGATTGACGATGTGATGCGCGAGGCGGCGGGGTTCCGGATGGGGCCGTTTGAGCTTCTGGATCTGACGGGCCTGGATGTGTCATTCCCCGTGATGCAATCGATTTACGAACAGTTCTGGCAAGAACCCCGCTTTCGCCCCTCGCCCACGCCACCCTTGCGCGTCGCAGCAGGCCTTTTGGGCCGGAAAACCGGCGAGGGCTTCTATCGCTATGATGCGGGCAAGATCATCCGGCCCGCGCCGGTCGACACCCCCGATATCGCGCTTCCGCCGATCTATGTGGCGCCAGGGGACGGCGCGGCGGAGCTTACGCAGACCTTGCTCGACGCAAGCGCGACGCTGAGTGACAGTCCTGACCCCGAGGCGCTTTTGCTGGTCTCTCCGCTTGGAAGGGACGCGACCAGCACGGCCCTGGATTTGAATCTCGACCCGACCCGCACGGTGGCGGTCGACCCGTTCTTTGGCCTCGCGGGGCGGCGCACGGTGATGACGACGCCGGTCACCCGGCCCGAGATGCGTGACGCCGCCTCTGCCGCCGTGGCCCGAGGTGGCAAGGGTGTGACCGTGATCCATGACAGCCCCGGATTTGTGGCCCAACGCATGGTTGCCACGATCATCAATATCGCCTGCGAAATTGCTCAGGCCCGGATTGCGACGCCGGAAGATATCGACCGCGCGACCATGTTGGGCCTGGGCTATCGGATCGGACCCATGGCGCTTGGGGATCGGCTTTGCCCGGCCCGGATCATGACGATCCTTACTGCGCTGCAAGAGGCCACGGGCGATCCACGCTACCGCCCCAGCCTATGGCTGAAACGGCGCGCGGCTCTTGGGGTCAGCTTGCTGACGCCAGAGGGCTAG
- a CDS encoding class I adenylate-forming enzyme family protein, which yields MTHTEPFSASDDPETQAFLDTLPRKLHEAPLRWAADTPGGIAISDPTRRLTYAELGAAISAAAARLVAHGVRPGDRVAVINENGVTSAVLIYAVSAAGAIASPINARVSPREVAVMLGHLVPRCILYATDSAAAATHAEEAGAAPETGPVIGQFAIGALNDDAAPETGDLPAVIMFTSGTTGRPKGVVLGHQAILYQGASQVVSRNISTEDTLYIVAPISHAIGLGSNLITAAIGGAEAMLAPRFSPEALAHAIAEDRISFMVAVPQIYAKLLDYADAHGIDLSQTTRLRFTGTGGSPVDLSLMQRMKSIFGLPFRNGYGCTEMTPIARVPDGVEASGDAIGIASPGCEVKVVRADGSEAADDEVGELWARGPSRMDGYYKDPEATAATITPDGWLRTGDMARRDAEGSFYIVGRGKELIIRSGFNVYPVEVEGVLNAFPGVMQSAVVGRKVPGDEEVVGYVQAAAGVTLDLDALRQHCRENLSGYKVPTELIQEDLPIGPTGKILKSALAARFAP from the coding sequence ATGACGCACACTGAGCCGTTTTCGGCTTCTGACGACCCAGAGACGCAGGCGTTTCTGGACACGCTGCCGCGCAAACTCCATGAAGCTCCACTCAGATGGGCGGCGGACACACCCGGTGGGATTGCAATCTCCGATCCAACGCGGCGGTTAACCTATGCCGAATTGGGCGCGGCGATCTCGGCGGCGGCTGCCCGGCTGGTGGCGCACGGTGTTCGCCCGGGTGACCGGGTTGCGGTGATCAACGAAAATGGGGTGACCTCCGCCGTGTTGATCTATGCGGTCAGCGCGGCAGGGGCCATCGCCTCGCCGATCAATGCTCGGGTGTCGCCGCGTGAAGTGGCGGTGATGTTGGGCCATCTGGTGCCACGCTGCATTCTCTACGCCACCGACAGCGCCGCTGCCGCGACCCATGCCGAAGAGGCGGGTGCCGCGCCCGAGACCGGTCCCGTAATCGGCCAATTTGCCATCGGCGCGTTGAATGACGATGCGGCGCCCGAAACCGGCGATTTGCCCGCCGTGATTATGTTTACCTCCGGCACCACGGGGCGGCCGAAAGGGGTTGTGCTGGGCCATCAGGCGATCCTCTATCAAGGGGCCAGTCAGGTTGTCAGCCGCAACATTTCAACCGAAGATACGCTCTATATCGTCGCGCCGATCAGCCATGCCATCGGTCTTGGGTCGAACCTGATCACCGCGGCCATCGGCGGGGCCGAGGCCATGCTGGCACCGCGCTTTTCACCGGAGGCGCTGGCCCATGCGATTGCCGAAGATCGGATCAGTTTCATGGTCGCGGTGCCGCAGATTTACGCCAAACTGCTCGATTATGCCGACGCCCATGGCATCGACCTGAGCCAGACAACCCGGTTGCGCTTTACCGGCACGGGAGGATCGCCTGTCGACCTGAGCCTGATGCAGCGGATGAAGAGCATATTCGGCCTGCCATTTCGCAATGGCTATGGCTGTACCGAGATGACGCCAATTGCCCGCGTGCCGGATGGGGTGGAAGCCTCAGGAGACGCCATTGGCATCGCCTCGCCGGGCTGTGAGGTGAAAGTGGTGCGCGCCGATGGGTCCGAAGCCGCCGATGATGAGGTGGGAGAACTTTGGGCGCGGGGGCCGTCGCGCATGGATGGCTATTATAAAGACCCGGAGGCGACGGCGGCGACGATCACGCCGGATGGCTGGCTCAGAACCGGCGATATGGCGCGGCGCGATGCGGAGGGCAGCTTCTACATCGTCGGGCGCGGCAAGGAGCTGATCATTCGCTCTGGTTTCAATGTCTATCCGGTTGAGGTTGAGGGCGTGCTGAATGCCTTCCCAGGCGTTATGCAGTCGGCCGTGGTCGGCCGAAAGGTGCCCGGAGATGAAGAGGTCGTCGGCTATGTCCAGGCCGCAGCCGGTGTGACGCTTGATCTCGACGCGCTGCGGCAGCATTGCCGCGAGAACCTCTCGGGCTACAAGGTGCCTACAGAGCTTATCCAAGAAGACTTGCCCATCGGGCCCACCGGCAAAATCCTGAAAAGTGCGCTTGCGGCGCGGTTTGCGCCCTAG
- a CDS encoding PaaI family thioesterase: MKSDWTDMSPFSELLGLRVDRAEPDYARLRCAWQPSFTNMSGVAHGGVVASVMDTACGVALTADENGKRQGRVVTVSFSLNYLAPFREGEEIVCEAWVVGGGRKLKTVRVQVTDANKGTVIATGHGVFRHITWP, translated from the coding sequence ATGAAGAGTGACTGGACCGATATGAGCCCGTTTTCGGAACTCTTAGGGCTCCGCGTTGACCGCGCGGAGCCTGATTACGCCCGGCTCCGCTGCGCCTGGCAGCCGAGCTTCACGAATATGTCCGGTGTGGCGCATGGTGGTGTCGTGGCCAGTGTTATGGACACAGCTTGCGGCGTCGCACTCACCGCCGATGAAAATGGCAAACGGCAAGGCCGGGTGGTGACGGTGTCGTTCTCGCTGAACTATCTTGCGCCGTTTCGCGAGGGCGAAGAGATCGTCTGCGAGGCCTGGGTGGTCGGTGGCGGGCGGAAGCTTAAAACCGTCCGCGTGCAGGTGACCGATGCCAATAAAGGTACGGTGATTGCCACCGGCCATGGGGTGTTTCGCCATATCACCTGGCCTTAG
- a CDS encoding TAXI family TRAP transporter solute-binding subunit, whose protein sequence is MHNALLKRMAAAVLAVGIGTPAIAEMPSTIAVTTYSTTSAGFAQMVAIGGVLQSELGVNLRPIPGDNDISRQAPLQQGVAQFSSTGFGVFYSQEGVFEFADRGQWGPQPVRLVMSNVSDGGIGFAIDPALGITDPSEMEGVRVARIVGSPALNLLVEAYLAFGGLTWDDVEVVEFPGFGAWLDGYVAGQVDAGIAVSDSGTSGRLAASNRGMDWVLFPTDDTEGWERITEFAPWFFPKTVTAGNNVPEDGLPFAVYHYPNLVTYAEAEEQMVYEFTRAMVEFFPQYEDAAPGAYGWAAERQSLSYVMPFHDGAIRYWQEAGMWTDADQANHDELLRRQQVLADTWAAVIAEDHADDGAFAAAWQAARFEALSEAGFNPFFETW, encoded by the coding sequence ATGCATAATGCGCTGTTGAAGCGTATGGCTGCGGCTGTGCTGGCGGTCGGGATCGGCACCCCCGCGATTGCGGAGATGCCATCGACAATCGCGGTGACCACCTATTCCACAACCTCCGCCGGTTTCGCGCAGATGGTCGCGATCGGGGGCGTGTTGCAGTCAGAGTTGGGTGTCAATCTGCGGCCTATTCCAGGCGACAATGACATTTCGCGCCAAGCGCCGTTGCAACAAGGTGTGGCGCAGTTCAGCTCCACCGGGTTTGGCGTGTTTTACAGCCAGGAAGGCGTCTTCGAATTCGCCGATCGTGGCCAGTGGGGGCCGCAGCCTGTGCGCCTGGTGATGTCGAATGTTTCTGATGGCGGCATCGGCTTTGCGATCGACCCGGCGCTTGGCATCACCGACCCGTCCGAGATGGAAGGTGTCCGGGTTGCGCGCATCGTCGGTTCGCCTGCTCTGAACCTCTTGGTCGAGGCATATCTGGCCTTTGGCGGTCTGACTTGGGACGATGTCGAAGTTGTTGAATTCCCTGGCTTTGGCGCCTGGCTTGATGGCTATGTGGCCGGGCAGGTCGATGCCGGGATCGCGGTCAGCGACAGTGGCACATCGGGGCGTCTGGCGGCCAGTAACCGGGGCATGGACTGGGTCCTCTTTCCAACCGACGACACCGAGGGCTGGGAGCGGATTACGGAGTTTGCCCCGTGGTTCTTCCCCAAAACGGTGACCGCTGGCAACAATGTGCCGGAAGATGGTCTGCCCTTCGCGGTCTATCATTATCCGAACCTCGTCACCTATGCCGAGGCGGAAGAGCAGATGGTCTATGAGTTCACCCGCGCTATGGTGGAGTTCTTCCCGCAATATGAAGATGCTGCACCGGGGGCTTATGGTTGGGCGGCGGAGCGTCAATCGCTGTCTTATGTCATGCCGTTCCACGATGGGGCGATCCGTTACTGGCAAGAGGCCGGTATGTGGACCGATGCGGATCAGGCCAATCACGACGAACTTCTGCGGCGTCAGCAGGTTCTAGCGGATACTTGGGCCGCGGTGATTGCCGAGGATCATGCCGATGACGGAGCCTTCGCGGCAGCTTGGCAAGCGGCGCGCTTCGAGGCACTGTCCGAGGCCGGGTTCAACCCGTTCTTCGAAACCTGGTAA
- a CDS encoding enoyl-CoA hydratase/isomerase family protein: protein MSGDSVDLGVDVTTSGGVATVTMRYPARRNALSLELREVLHDAVFDLMIDPEVRVLVLTGAEGVFSAGGDISGMDNLTTMAGRARLQRLHRLVRLLIEGEKPVIAAVEGYAVGAGMSLAAACDVVVAAEDVVWNCAFNKLGLMPDMAAIWTLPARMGLGRAKRLMLTSEQFDTDSAADWGLVEEVTEPGAALATAQGIAKTIAKRAPAAVALTKTWLSRGPMGLNEALAAEADAQAVLFQTEDFTEGRTAFMEKRVPEFKGR, encoded by the coding sequence ATGTCAGGCGATTCTGTGGATTTGGGTGTGGATGTCACAACCTCTGGTGGTGTTGCGACGGTCACCATGCGCTATCCGGCGCGGCGCAACGCGTTGTCGCTCGAATTGCGCGAGGTGCTGCATGACGCGGTCTTCGATCTGATGATCGATCCCGAGGTGCGGGTCCTGGTTCTGACCGGAGCCGAGGGTGTGTTTTCCGCCGGCGGTGACATCTCTGGCATGGACAATCTGACGACGATGGCCGGGCGGGCGCGGCTGCAACGCCTGCACCGTCTTGTCCGCTTGCTGATCGAGGGCGAAAAGCCAGTGATCGCCGCCGTCGAAGGCTACGCGGTTGGGGCAGGCATGTCGCTGGCGGCGGCCTGCGATGTGGTTGTGGCCGCCGAGGACGTGGTTTGGAATTGCGCCTTCAACAAGCTCGGGCTGATGCCCGATATGGCGGCAATCTGGACGCTGCCCGCCCGGATGGGGCTGGGTCGGGCAAAACGTTTGATGCTGACCTCGGAACAATTCGACACCGACTCGGCGGCCGATTGGGGGCTGGTCGAGGAAGTGACTGAGCCGGGCGCAGCGCTGGCGACGGCTCAAGGCATCGCCAAGACCATCGCCAAACGCGCGCCGGCCGCCGTGGCGCTCACCAAGACTTGGCTGTCGCGCGGGCCAATGGGTCTCAACGAGGCTTTGGCCGCCGAAGCAGATGCGCAGGCCGTGTTGTTTCAAACCGAAGACTTCACCGAAGGGCGGACCGCGTTCATGGAAAAACGCGTGCCCGAGTTCAAAGGCCGCTAA
- a CDS encoding SDR family oxidoreductase, with protein sequence MFEPGLYDGRCALITGGGTGLGRTMAERLAELGAELIIFGRREEVLKAAAEEIEAKYGRRVRYAALDVRDAAAIDVALDAIWDDTPPDILINNAAGNFTAKYESLSPRAVDAVLNIVLHGTAYMTLACGKRWLAAGMKATVMSITVTYAFTGAPYVVPSAMAKAGVLAMTRSLAAEWGPKGIRFVAVAPGPFPTPGAWDNLYPRPGLGKIMEQRPPVGRPGRHDEFADLTAYLLSDQAGFIHGEQVIIDGGNWLKKAASFSELDALTDEDWAAMASGAKPSK encoded by the coding sequence ATGTTTGAACCAGGGCTTTATGACGGGCGCTGCGCCCTGATCACTGGCGGCGGCACGGGGCTGGGCCGGACCATGGCCGAGCGTCTGGCCGAACTGGGCGCGGAGCTGATCATCTTCGGCCGCCGCGAAGAGGTTCTGAAAGCCGCTGCCGAAGAGATCGAGGCCAAATACGGTCGTCGGGTGCGCTATGCGGCGCTGGACGTGCGCGATGCCGCGGCGATTGACGTGGCGCTGGATGCGATTTGGGACGACACCCCGCCCGATATCCTGATCAACAACGCGGCGGGCAATTTCACCGCGAAATACGAGTCGCTCTCGCCACGTGCCGTAGATGCGGTGTTGAACATCGTGCTCCACGGCACGGCCTATATGACGCTGGCCTGCGGCAAGCGCTGGTTGGCGGCGGGTATGAAGGCGACGGTCATGTCGATCACCGTCACCTATGCCTTCACCGGCGCGCCTTATGTGGTGCCCTCGGCCATGGCCAAGGCCGGCGTGTTGGCCATGACCCGGTCGCTTGCTGCCGAATGGGGCCCGAAAGGCATCCGGTTTGTCGCCGTCGCGCCGGGGCCGTTCCCGACACCCGGCGCGTGGGACAATCTCTATCCGCGGCCCGGTCTCGGCAAGATCATGGAACAGCGCCCGCCGGTGGGCCGCCCGGGCCGTCACGACGAATTCGCCGATCTGACGGCCTATCTGTTGAGCGATCAGGCTGGATTCATCCATGGTGAGCAAGTGATCATCGACGGCGGCAATTGGTTGAAGAAGGCGGCGTCTTTCTCGGAACTTGATGCGCTGACCGATGAGGATTGGGCGGCGATGGCCAGCGGTGCGAAGCCGAGCAAATGA
- a CDS encoding TRAP transporter permease, translating to MTTAETDTRHGAHPRWVSAVVILGAVLAVVLTIHQVFILGRATGVMLLENAYLYWLLACLLPLAFFVFPLTIKGRWIWPLDLLMALATAGILGYFAWNAETMVRQAWEYTAPEPARWASLLLWFLVMEVTRRAGGLAILIVVGVLSFYPVYAASMPGVFSGFAMTVEQTGMYHIMSTQSMLGLPIKAFASLVVGFLLFGVTLQFTGAGRFFLDMSFALLGHVRGGAAKVAVFASGLMGSMSGSVTSNVLTTGTLTIPAMTKSGFPRLYAAGIEACASTGGTLMPPIMGATAFVMANFLGISYLEVATAAIIPSVLYFFGLFIGADAFAAKAEIKGLPQEELPSLRKAMREGWYYIAVFAFLIWMLIGLGREAAAPFYATGLLLIINQVFSKRDRMTWDRFKSYLLAVGRLLVEIAAILAGIGLVVGALVVTGMIGGLTNALVHIAGGSVLALLVMGALASFILGIGMTVTAAYVFLAVVLAPSLIQAGLNPLAVHMFILYWGMLSFITPPVAIGAFAAASVARTSPMRTGFKAVQLGAIIYFVPFFFVLNPALLLIGTPQEIISVTVSAIIGVAVLANGLQGYIYGIGPVTHGPVGWVVRGLMIIGGLAFAAPGLPMAGIGPLVTSAIGAGFAVLALILAWITQDKAAPPLVEGQTGHDAH from the coding sequence ATGACCACCGCTGAGACTGACACGCGCCACGGAGCGCACCCGCGATGGGTCTCCGCTGTCGTAATCCTAGGCGCAGTCTTGGCGGTGGTTCTGACGATCCATCAGGTGTTTATCCTCGGGCGCGCCACCGGCGTCATGCTGCTGGAAAACGCCTATCTCTATTGGCTTCTGGCCTGTCTTCTGCCGCTGGCCTTCTTTGTCTTTCCTCTGACGATCAAAGGTCGCTGGATCTGGCCGCTAGACCTGCTCATGGCGCTGGCCACTGCGGGGATCCTTGGCTATTTCGCCTGGAACGCCGAGACGATGGTGCGCCAGGCTTGGGAATATACGGCCCCTGAACCGGCCCGGTGGGCTTCGCTTCTTTTGTGGTTCCTGGTGATGGAGGTCACGCGTCGCGCGGGTGGTTTGGCGATCCTGATTGTTGTCGGCGTTCTGTCTTTCTATCCGGTCTATGCCGCCTCAATGCCGGGCGTGTTTTCGGGCTTTGCGATGACGGTCGAGCAGACCGGCATGTATCACATCATGAGCACGCAAAGCATGCTGGGCTTGCCGATCAAGGCCTTTGCCTCGCTGGTTGTCGGGTTCCTGCTCTTCGGGGTTACGTTGCAATTCACCGGTGCCGGGCGGTTCTTTCTCGATATGTCATTCGCGCTTCTGGGCCATGTCAGGGGCGGCGCGGCCAAAGTTGCAGTGTTTGCCTCCGGTCTAATGGGCTCAATGTCGGGCTCGGTCACCTCGAATGTGTTGACCACCGGCACGCTGACCATCCCGGCCATGACCAAATCCGGTTTCCCCCGGCTCTATGCGGCGGGGATTGAGGCTTGCGCGTCCACCGGCGGCACATTGATGCCGCCGATCATGGGGGCCACGGCCTTCGTCATGGCGAATTTCCTCGGCATTTCCTATCTGGAGGTGGCGACGGCGGCGATCATCCCCTCAGTGCTGTATTTCTTCGGTCTATTTATCGGTGCCGATGCATTCGCGGCGAAAGCCGAGATCAAGGGCTTGCCGCAGGAAGAACTCCCGAGCCTCCGCAAAGCGATGCGCGAAGGCTGGTACTACATCGCCGTTTTTGCCTTTCTGATCTGGATGTTGATCGGTTTGGGGCGTGAGGCGGCGGCACCGTTCTATGCCACGGGTCTATTGCTGATCATCAATCAGGTGTTTTCCAAGCGCGACCGGATGACATGGGACCGGTTCAAGTCCTATCTGCTGGCTGTTGGGCGGCTCCTGGTCGAGATCGCCGCGATCCTGGCGGGGATCGGCCTTGTGGTCGGCGCGCTGGTCGTGACCGGTATGATCGGCGGGCTGACCAATGCGCTGGTCCATATTGCGGGCGGCTCGGTCCTGGCGCTTCTGGTCATGGGCGCGTTGGCAAGTTTCATCCTGGGCATCGGCATGACGGTCACGGCGGCCTATGTGTTCCTGGCCGTTGTCCTCGCGCCATCGCTGATTCAGGCGGGCCTCAACCCGCTGGCGGTGCATATGTTCATCCTCTATTGGGGCATGCTGTCCTTTATCACGCCGCCAGTGGCGATTGGTGCGTTCGCCGCGGCCTCGGTTGCGCGGACCAGCCCGATGCGCACGGGGTTCAAGGCCGTGCAACTCGGCGCGATCATCTATTTCGTGCCGTTTTTCTTCGTCCTCAACCCGGCGCTCCTCTTGATCGGAACACCGCAGGAGATCATTTCCGTCACGGTGTCGGCGATCATCGGCGTCGCGGTTCTGGCGAACGGATTGCAGGGCTATATCTATGGCATCGGACCGGTGACACATGGCCCCGTCGGATGGGTTGTGCGCGGCTTGATGATTATCGGCGGTCTGGCCTTCGCCGCGCCAGGCTTGCCGATGGCGGGTATTGGGCCGCTGGTCACTTCTGCGATTGGTGCTGGCTTTGCGGTCTTGGCTCTGATCCTCGCCTGGATTACGCAAGACAAAGCGGCCCCGCCGCTTGTTGAAGGACAAACCGGACATGACGCACACTGA
- a CDS encoding Zn-ribbon domain-containing OB-fold protein translates to MSSYISLPLYAASIDARLRLEGGRSPSTDELVYPPRTVGITSDAQDFEPETLAETGTIYSFTVIARGGAPAEFDDQQTMTGTIVVGVIEMEDGPRIIGQIVGADPDTLAIGDPVTATVRRLYDQEGIVRYGVKFSPVSST, encoded by the coding sequence GTTCCTATATCTCCCTGCCGCTCTATGCGGCCTCCATCGATGCGCGGCTGCGGCTTGAAGGCGGGCGCTCCCCCTCAACCGACGAACTGGTCTATCCGCCGCGCACGGTCGGCATCACCTCCGACGCGCAGGATTTCGAACCCGAGACGTTGGCCGAAACCGGGACCATCTATAGTTTCACCGTCATCGCCCGCGGCGGCGCACCGGCGGAGTTCGATGACCAACAAACCATGACTGGGACCATCGTGGTCGGCGTGATCGAGATGGAGGACGGCCCGCGTATCATTGGCCAAATCGTCGGGGCTGATCCCGACACACTGGCCATTGGCGACCCGGTCACCGCAACCGTGCGGCGGCTCTATGACCAAGAGGGCATTGTCCGTTACGGGGTCAAGTTTTCCCCGGTCTCTTCCACATGA